Proteins from a genomic interval of Stigmatopora nigra isolate UIUO_SnigA chromosome 19, RoL_Snig_1.1, whole genome shotgun sequence:
- the slc47a1 gene encoding LOW QUALITY PROTEIN: multidrug and toxin extrusion protein 1 (The sequence of the model RefSeq protein was modified relative to this genomic sequence to represent the inferred CDS: substituted 3 bases at 3 genomic stop codons), with protein MAIVGLGAGASFDVLAPGVMDKASQPREGPREEVVVLGGTFWRCSWLPLVYRDELYQVLKLTGPLLLFNILNFLLPLVTSIFCGHIGNAELAGYALASATINVSAMVIVQGLTMACDTLVSQTYGSKEMKRVGVIVQRSFLILLLLCLPCWALLINAQQLLLLMHQDQQVARIAQIYMTAFIPAVPAMFMHQLQVAYLQNQGIIMPQMYTAALANLFNLGANYVLIVGLQLGVVGSAVANSLAQVFVCLLLYAYIRWKKLHGPTWGGWSSECLQDWGSFIKLAVPSTFMVCFEWWIWEIGGFLAGILGEVDLAAQHVMVEISAITYMFPLGIHTAACVRVGNALGAGDTARAVLSCKVALLLSALLAVLQGSVIVSSKSILGFAFTADENIANAVSKNLTIYIFLQFFDSILVCFRNQLCSSHFQLIGCVFYHXSFYSNXSXRSVRTFFQCVCSGILVGCGMQKVAAVSNLVSYYCIGLPIGVALMFAVHLRIFGLWLGLLTCVTLEASFFLLLIFKLNWEKVTKEAEKRAGKKALETSKNQSVEASRSHNRGSEKTAGKRLSATQLRLRRGFALLLAVGILAAGIGVRIVFPAPEIVISSWVNSTNVWTNVSTVTPTVWTELVGR; from the exons ATGGCCATTGTGGGACTTGGAGCCGGAGCATCATTTGACGTTTTGGCGCCGGGCGTCATGGACAAAGCGTCTCAGCCTCGAGAGGGACCGCGAGAGGAGGTGGTGGTGTTGGGGGGGACATTTTGGAGGTGTTCTTGGCTGCCTTTGGTCTACAGAGATGAACTCTATCAGGTCTTGAAGCTCACGGGACCCCTG ttGCTGTTTAATATTCTTAACTTCCTGCTGCCTCTCGTCACCTCCATCTTCTGCGGCCACATCGGCAACGCCGAGTTGGCCGGATACGCGCTGGCATCAGCG ACTATCAACGTGAGCGCTATGGTGATCGTGCAAGGCCTCACTATGGCCTGCGACACGCTGGTCTCTCAG ACGTACGGTAGCAAGGAAATGAAGCGAGTTGGGGTGATTGTGCAAAGGAGTTTTCTTATCCTGCTCCTATTGTGCTTGCCCTGTTGGGCTCTGCTCATCAATGCCCAACAACTGCTGCTACTTATGCACCAGGACCAGCAAGTGGCCAG GATAGCCCAAATCTACATGACGGCTTTCATCCCGGCCGTTCCG gCTATGTTCATGCATCAGCTTCAAGTAGCCTACCTTCAAAATCAG GGTATCATCATGCCTCAGATGTACACAGCCGCCTTGGCCAACCTTTTTAATTTGGGCGCCAACTACGTATTGATTGTCGGCCTTCAGTTGGGTGTTGT TGGTTCTGCGGTGGCCAACAGCCTGGCTCAGGTTTTTGTCTGCCTGCTTCTCTACGCCTACATCCGATGGAAGAAGCTCCATGGACCAACATGGGGAG GCTGGTCCAGCGAGTGTCTGCAGGACTGGGGCTCCTTCATCAAACTGGCAGTTCCCAGCACCTTCATGGTATGCTTCGAATGGTGGATCTGGGAGATCGGTGGCTTTCTCGCTG GCATCCTGGGTGAGGTGGATCTGGCCGCCCAGCACGTGATGGTGGAGATATCGGCCATTACGTACATG TTTCCTCTGGGCATCCACACGGCCGCCTGCGTCCGCGTGGGTAACGCGCTGGGAGCCGGAGACACGGCCCGGGCCGTCCTATCCTGCAAAGTGGCCTTGCTCCTATCAG CGCTCCTCGCCGTGCTCCAGGGCAGCGTCATCGTCAGTTCCAAGTCCATCCTCGGTTTCGCCTTCACGGCAGACGA aaacataGCCAACGCCGTCTCCAAGAACCTCACCATTTACATCTTCCTGCAGTTTTTTGACTCCATCTTGGTATGTTTTAGGAACCAACTATGCTCCTCCCACTTCCAACTGATTGGATGCGTCTTCTATCATTGAAGTTTTTATAGTAATTAAAGTTAGCGCTCTGTACGTACTTTCTTCCAGTGCGTCTGCTCTGGAATTCTGGTTGGTTGTGGAATGCAGAAGGTCGCCGCTGTGTCCAACTTGGTGAGCTACTACTGCATCGGACTGCCCATCGGCGTTGCGCTCATGTTCGCCGTCCACCTACGAATATTCG GCTTGTGGCTGGGTCTCCTGACTTGCGTCACCCTGGAGGCAtctttcttcctcctcctcatcttcaaACTCAATTGGGAAAAAGTCACTAAGgag GCTGAAAAGCGAGCCGGGAAGAAAGCTCTGGAAACGTCCAAGAACCAATCG gtggaaGCTTCCAGAAGTCACAATCGGGGCTCTGAAAAGACAGCGGGGAAGCGGCTCTCCGCCACGCAGCTTCGCTTACGGAGAGGATTCGCCCTCTTGTTGGCGGTTGGCATTTTAGCGGCGGGCATCGGGGTCCGCATTGTATTTCCCGCACCGGAAATAGTCATTTCCAGCTGGGTAAATTCCACCAATGTCTGGACTAATGTGTCCACGGTAACGCCTACGGTCTGGACAGAACTAGTAGGCCGCTAA
- the LOC144212355 gene encoding multidrug and toxin extrusion protein 1-like, with product MSRFTPYKRETLVLLKLAAPVFISQLLSFLISFVSLVFCGHLGKTELAGVALAIAIINVSGTSIGGGLASACDTLISQTYGSGNLKFVGVILQRGILLLLLSCLPCWAVLLNTQHLLLAVGQSRHVAALSQLYVNIFMPALPAAFMYQLQSRYLQNQGIMWPQVISGAACNVFNAIINYVFLTVLDLGVAGSAAANAISQYCLMVVLFVYMNARGLHKATWGGWSLDSLRDWGPFMSLALPSMLMTCLEWWLYEIANFLAGLLGEVELGAESILYNLAVMVYMFPVGFSVGASVRVGNALGAGNTEQAKLCGKVSVACALVVACFSGTFLALSRDILAYIFTTEKDIVERVAHVLKMYSVGHIADSVAAVMGGIVRGAGKQTMGAICSLVGYYVVGFPIGVSLMFPIHLGIFGIWTGFLICTVTQVGFYTIYLCKMDWKKVTVEALTRAGVHVREQDKIFVIDDKAHEQQTNAPSTNHTSPEPSDALSVGQLVLRRGLALLVTLSILAVGVLTSELLSALKSD from the exons ATGTCGCGCTTCACGCCGTACAAAAGGGAAACACTCGTTTTATTGAAGTTGGCCGCCCCGGTG TTCATTTCTCAACTGCTGAGTTTCCTGATCAGCTTCGTCAGCCTGGTGTTCTGCGGCCACTTGGGGAAGACTGAATTAGCCGGCGTGGCTCTAGCCATCGCG ATTATAAACGTCTCGGGTACTTCCATTGGTGGCGGCCTGGCGTCGGCGTGTGATACGCTCATATCGCAG ACGTATGGCAGTGGCAACCTGAAATTCGTGGGGGTCATTCTACAGAGGGGGATTCTACTCCTGTTGCTTTCTTGCTTGCCCTGCTGGGCCGTCTTGCTCAATACTCAGCACCTCCTGTTGGCCGTCGGCCAGAGCCGCCATGTGGCCGC gcTCTCTCAGCTCTACGTCAACATCTTCATGCCCGCTTTACCC GCCGCCTTCATGTACCAGCTGCAGTCGAGGTATCTTCAGAATCAG GGCATCATGTGGCCTCAGGTGATATCCGGGGCCGCCTGCAACGTTTTCAACGCAATCATCAACTACGTCTTCCTAACCGTGTTGGATCTCGGGGTGGC TGGCTCGGCGGCCGCCAACGCCATCTCTCAGTACTGCTTGATGGTGGTTTTATTCGTGTACATGAACGCTAGAGGTCTTCACAAAGCCACATGGGGCG GTTGGTCTTTGGACAGCCTTCGCGACTGGGGTCCCTTCATGAGTCTGGCGCTGCCCAGCATGCTGATGACGTGTCTGGAGTGGTGGCTCTACGAAATCGCCAATTTCCTGGCCGGATTACTGGGCGAGGTGGAACTGGGAGCCGAGTCCATCCTCTACAACCTGGCTGTCATGGTCTACATG TTTCCAGTGGGATTCTCCGTCGGGGCCAGCGTTCGCGTGGGAAACGCTCTCGGCGCCGGAAATACCGAGCAGGCCAAGCTCTGTGGGAAGGTGTCCGTGGCCTGTGCGC TGGTGGTGGCGTGCTTCAGTGGGACCTTCCTGGCCTTGTCTCGTGACATCCTCGCTTACATTTTCACCACGGAAAA GGATATTGTGGAAAGGGTGGCACATGTTTTGAAGATGTACAGTGTCGGCCATATTGCCGATTCCGTTGCG GCCGTGATGGGAGGAATCGTCCGTGGCGCCGGGAAGCAAACCATGGGCGCCATTTGCAGCTTGGTGGGCTATTACGTGGTGGGATTCCCCATTGGAGTCTCGCTCATGTTTCCCATCCATTTGGGCATCTTTG GCATCTGGACTGGATTCTTGATTTGTACTGTCACGCAAGTGGGATTCTACACCATTTATTTGTGCAAGATGGACTGGAAGAAAGTTACAGTTGAG GCATTGACGCGAGCTGGAGTTCACGTTAGAGAACAAGACAAGATCTTTGTGATTGATGATAAAG CTCACGAACAACAGACAAACGCTCCCTCGACCAATCACACGAGTCCCGAGCCATCCGACGCTCTGTCGGTTGGCCAACTTGTACTACGACGCGGCCTGGCGCTACTCGTCACGCTCTCCATCCTGGCCGTAGGAGTTCTCACCAGCGAGCTGCTCTCCGCCCTAAAATCGGACTGA